The genomic interval CGTTGGCCACATCACTGGCCTCGGCCCTGGTGGGTCTCGGGTTTTGTATCATTGATTCCAACATTTGCGTAGCTGTAATTACCGGCTTACCAGCCTGCTTACATTTATCGATAATGGTTTTTTGAATTAACGGCACCTCTTCCGGAGGAATTTCCACACCCAGGTCACCCCGGGCCACCATTATACCATCGGAAACTGCAATAATTTCATCGAGGTTGTTGACGGCCTCCCGGTTCTCAATCTTGGAAATTATATCCATATGACCGCCATTGTCTTCGATGATTTTGCGAATGGTAAGTATATCATTGGCCCGGCGCACAAAGGAGGCGGCCACAAAGTCAAAACTGTTTTCTATGCCAAAGATAATATCCTGTTTATCCTGTTCCGTAATAGCGGGCATCTTCACGTAAACCCCGGGTACATTGACACCCTTTTGACTGGTTATTTCACCGCCATTTTCCACGGTGCAGTCTATTTTTGTCCCGGACACGTTTTTTACCCGCAGGGCTATCAAACCATCGGATATTAATATAAGGTCATTTGGTTTTACATCCCCGGGCAATCCCTGGTAGTTAACGGGCAGTATTTTTTCATTTCCCCTGATGTCCTCGGTGGTAAGGGTAACAGAACTGCCGGTAGTAAGGCGCACGAAGTCCTTTTCCAAATAGCCCAGCCGAATTTCTGGTCCCTTGGTATCTAGCAAAACAGCTATATTTTTGCCCACGTTACCGGCGGCTTTACGGACGGCTTCCAACCGGCGCAAGTGATCATCGTGTGTGCCGTGGGAAAAATTCATCCTGGCCACATTCATTCCGGCCAGCATCATTTTCTCCAACACCGTTACGCTTTCACTGGCTGGCCCAATGGTGCACACTATCTTGGTACGCCGCATGATAATCCCCCTCCCCATTCCTATATGGATAGTA from Desulfallas thermosapovorans DSM 6562 carries:
- the pyk gene encoding pyruvate kinase, which gives rise to MRRTKIVCTIGPASESVTVLEKMMLAGMNVARMNFSHGTHDDHLRRLEAVRKAAGNVGKNIAVLLDTKGPEIRLGYLEKDFVRLTTGSSVTLTTEDIRGNEKILPVNYQGLPGDVKPNDLILISDGLIALRVKNVSGTKIDCTVENGGEITSQKGVNVPGVYVKMPAITEQDKQDIIFGIENSFDFVAASFVRRANDILTIRKIIEDNGGHMDIISKIENREAVNNLDEIIAVSDGIMVARGDLGVEIPPEEVPLIQKTIIDKCKQAGKPVITATQMLESMIQNPRPTRAEASDVANAILDGTDAVMLSGETAAGKYPVEAVETMARIAARAESAIKFDVLLKNRRRALSKTVTDAISHATVSTALDLGAAAIITSTESGYTAQMVSKYRPQAPIIAVTPKRTVLRKMALVWGVQPLLVGRTEDTDSMISAAVEVSLAAGLIKAGDLIVITAGVPVGVHGTTNLIKVHTVGEIIAKGTGIIKRSVTGKACVSVTAREAVERMEDGGVLVTHDTDRDFIPAIEKAAALITETGGLTSHAAIVGLEFGIPVIVGVEHATRIIPDGEVVTVDGQRGLVYKGTAKVL